A single region of the Gemmatimonadetes bacterium SCN 70-22 genome encodes:
- a CDS encoding ABC transporter encodes MIELTGLTKKYGNFTAVDAIDLFVPKGELFGFLGPNGAGKTTTLRMIAGILRPTAGSVRIAGLDLAADPMAAKAKLGFIPDRPFIYEKLTGMEFLRFVAGLFREDGARVEQRARELLALFDLEDWRDELVESYSHGMRQKLIISSAFVHRPEVIVVDEPMVGLDPKAARTLKDLFREYTRRGHTIMMSTHTLEVAQAMCDRIGIIQKGRIRACGTMDDLRRHAERGDEGLEEIFLRLTGENAVRGLVEVLDA; translated from the coding sequence ATGATCGAACTCACCGGACTCACCAAGAAGTACGGCAACTTCACGGCCGTCGACGCGATCGACCTCTTCGTCCCGAAGGGAGAGCTGTTCGGCTTCCTCGGGCCGAACGGCGCCGGCAAGACGACGACGCTCCGGATGATCGCCGGGATCCTCCGTCCCACGGCGGGGAGCGTGCGCATTGCCGGGTTGGACCTGGCCGCCGACCCGATGGCGGCCAAGGCGAAGCTCGGCTTCATTCCGGATCGCCCGTTCATATACGAGAAGCTGACGGGGATGGAGTTCCTGCGCTTCGTCGCGGGGCTGTTTCGCGAGGACGGCGCCAGGGTCGAGCAGCGCGCGCGCGAGCTGCTGGCGCTCTTCGACCTCGAGGACTGGCGCGACGAGCTCGTGGAGTCGTACTCGCACGGCATGCGCCAGAAACTGATCATTTCCAGCGCCTTCGTGCACCGCCCGGAGGTGATCGTCGTCGACGAGCCGATGGTGGGGCTCGATCCGAAGGCGGCGAGGACGCTGAAGGACCTGTTCCGTGAATACACCCGCCGCGGGCACACGATCATGATGTCGACGCACACGCTCGAGGTGGCGCAGGCGATGTGCGACCGGATCGGGATCATCCAGAAGGGGCGCATCCGCGCCTGCGGGACGATGGACGACCTGCGACGGCACGCGGAGCGCGGCGATGAGGGGCTGGAGGAGATCTTCCTGCGGCTGACGGGCGAGAACGCGGTGCGGGGGCTCGTGGAGGTCCTCGATGCCTGA
- a CDS encoding enoyl-CoA hydratase: MSFDNLTLGVTDRIALLTVNRPDKLNALNDATIAELGRAIDEVRRRDDIGGVIVTGAQRAFVAGADIGELSSQRPMDAKMRAAHGQRVFDAFEQSPKPVIAAVNGFALGGGCELAMACHIRIASEAARFGQPEVKLGITPGYGGTQRLPRLVGRGRALQLLLTGEMVDAQEALRIGLVNKVVPAAELLPAAEAMMRQILANAPLAVAHCIEAVNRGSESTQDDGLNLEANHFAILSGTADMAEGMAAFLAKRPPNFTGR, encoded by the coding sequence ATGTCCTTCGACAACCTCACGCTCGGCGTCACCGATCGCATCGCCCTCCTCACGGTGAACCGCCCCGACAAGCTCAACGCGCTCAACGACGCCACGATCGCCGAGCTCGGTCGGGCCATCGACGAGGTGCGCCGCCGCGATGACATCGGTGGGGTGATCGTGACCGGGGCGCAGCGCGCGTTCGTGGCCGGGGCCGACATCGGCGAGCTGTCGAGCCAGCGGCCGATGGATGCCAAGATGCGCGCCGCACACGGGCAGCGCGTCTTCGACGCCTTCGAGCAGTCGCCGAAGCCGGTCATCGCCGCGGTGAATGGCTTCGCGCTCGGCGGCGGGTGCGAGCTCGCGATGGCGTGCCACATCCGCATCGCCTCCGAGGCGGCCAGGTTCGGCCAGCCGGAGGTGAAGCTCGGCATCACCCCGGGATACGGCGGGACGCAGCGGCTGCCGCGCCTCGTGGGACGCGGGCGCGCGCTGCAGTTGCTTCTGACGGGGGAGATGGTCGATGCGCAGGAGGCGCTGCGGATCGGTCTCGTGAACAAGGTGGTGCCGGCGGCCGAGCTGCTCCCGGCCGCCGAGGCGATGATGCGGCAGATCCTGGCCAACGCGCCGCTCGCCGTCGCGCACTGCATCGAGGCGGTGAACCGTGGCAGTGAATCCACGCAGGACGACGGGCTCAACCTCGAGGCCAACCACTTCGCGATCCTCTCGGGGACGGCGGACATGGCCGAGGGGATGGCGGCGTTCCTGGCCAAGCGTCCCCCGAACTTCACGGGCCGGTGA
- a CDS encoding glycerol kinase, giving the protein MKHVLAIDQGTTGTTCLVVRADGAVAARAYREITQHYPRPGWVEHDAVEIFQRTCEAAREAIEMAGVTPVAVGITNQRETIIVWERETGRPVSRAIVWQDRRTSARCAELAPRGAEIATRTGLVVDPYFSATKLEWLLREEALERRAARGELLAGTIDAWLIWTLTGGEVHATDPTNASRTMLYDIDAGAWSPELCALFGVPLAMLPDVRRSAGDFGVARREHLGVELPICGVAGDQQAALYGQGCWAGGEGKNTYGTGAFLLFNAGAARPKGGGGLLTTVACDASGGPVYALEAAIFVAGAAVQWLRDGLQLVESAAETESLARSVESTGGVYFVPALVGLGAPHWAPEARGTIVGITRGTSRAHLARAALEAMAYGTADVAAAVREQGVALDRLRVDGGATANDWLMQFQSDVLQVVVERPAMIETTALGAAGLAGVTAGVWRSPGEFLAAHDFTRFSPQRAAAEVRAGYAGWQRAVRAALAWADDRP; this is encoded by the coding sequence ATGAAGCACGTGCTCGCCATCGACCAGGGGACGACCGGCACCACCTGCCTCGTCGTCCGCGCCGACGGCGCCGTTGCGGCACGTGCCTACCGCGAGATCACGCAGCACTATCCACGGCCCGGGTGGGTGGAGCACGACGCGGTCGAGATCTTCCAGCGGACGTGCGAGGCCGCGCGCGAGGCCATCGAGATGGCGGGTGTCACGCCGGTCGCCGTCGGCATCACCAACCAGCGCGAGACGATCATCGTCTGGGAACGCGAGACGGGACGCCCGGTGTCGCGCGCCATCGTGTGGCAGGATCGCCGGACGTCCGCGCGTTGCGCCGAGCTCGCGCCACGGGGGGCGGAGATCGCGACGCGCACCGGGCTCGTCGTGGATCCCTATTTCTCGGCGACCAAGCTGGAGTGGTTGTTGCGCGAGGAAGCGCTCGAGCGCCGCGCCGCCCGGGGCGAGCTGCTGGCGGGCACGATCGACGCGTGGCTCATCTGGACCCTCACGGGTGGGGAGGTGCACGCCACCGATCCCACCAATGCCTCGCGTACGATGCTCTATGACATCGACGCGGGGGCGTGGAGCCCGGAGCTGTGTGCCCTCTTCGGAGTTCCGCTCGCAATGCTCCCGGACGTGCGTCGTTCGGCAGGCGACTTCGGTGTCGCGCGGCGCGAGCACCTGGGCGTGGAGCTCCCGATCTGCGGCGTCGCGGGCGACCAGCAGGCGGCGCTGTACGGCCAGGGATGCTGGGCCGGCGGCGAGGGGAAGAACACGTATGGCACGGGTGCCTTTCTCCTCTTCAATGCCGGTGCGGCGCGCCCCAAGGGCGGGGGAGGACTCCTCACCACGGTCGCGTGCGACGCGTCTGGTGGTCCGGTCTACGCCCTCGAGGCGGCGATCTTCGTGGCCGGTGCCGCGGTGCAGTGGCTCCGCGACGGGTTGCAGCTGGTGGAGAGCGCCGCCGAGACCGAGTCGTTGGCCCGGTCGGTCGAGTCGACGGGGGGCGTGTATTTCGTCCCGGCGTTGGTGGGGCTTGGTGCCCCGCACTGGGCCCCGGAGGCGCGCGGCACCATCGTGGGGATCACGCGCGGGACGTCGCGCGCCCACCTGGCCCGGGCGGCGCTGGAGGCCATGGCCTATGGCACGGCCGATGTCGCGGCCGCGGTGCGGGAGCAGGGCGTGGCGCTCGACCGTCTCCGCGTCGATGGCGGGGCCACGGCCAACGACTGGCTGATGCAGTTCCAGTCCGACGTCCTGCAGGTGGTGGTCGAGCGCCCGGCGATGATCGAGACCACGGCGTTAGGCGCGGCCGGGCTGGCGGGAGTCACCGCCGGCGTGTGGCGCTCGCCCGGCGAGTTCCTGGCCGCGCATGACTTCACGCGGTTCTCGCCGCAGCGCGCGGCGGCGGAGGTGCGGGCGGGGTACGCGGGGTGGCAGCGGGCGGTGCGCGCGGCGCTCGCCTGGGCCGATGATCGCCCATGA
- a CDS encoding DNA gyrase subunit B — MAKTNPQANSYESSNIQVLKGLEAVRKRPGMYIGSTSARGLHHLVYEVVDNSIDEALAGFCDTVKVTIHADDSITVEDNGRGIPVDMHPTEKMPGIEVAMTVLHAGGKFDKDSYKVSGGLHGVGVSVVNALSEQLKVWTKREGKEYYMDFRRGTTTTPLKALGKVRERDTGTKVYFKPDPEIFTELHYDYGTLANRLRELSYLNKGVIITLSDERVEGTKTETFHAKGGLQEMVKFLNTSRKPLHPEVLYLDTDRDDIGIEIALQYNDGYSDNVFTFVNNINTHEGGTHLTGFKAALTRTINSYAQKGNFLKKADFSLSGDDVREGLTAVVSVKVREPQFEGQTKTKLGNSEAESAVKTVVNDWLSAYLEEHPRTANIIVEKAVSAARAREAARKARDLTRKKSALDVGTLPGKLADCSLSDPAMCELFLVEGDSAGGSAKQGRNREFQAILPLRGKIINVEKARIDKVLSNEEIRTIITAIGTGIKDEFEIEKARYHKIIIMTDADVDGAHIRTLLLTFFFRQMRELIEAGYMYIAQPPLYRVAKGKQEFYAYDEKEREAYTERLGGSERNSVNIQRYKGLGEMNKEQLWDTTMDPERRTLMRVNMDDAVMADQIFQTLMGDDVEPRKAFIEANARFVSNLDI; from the coding sequence ATGGCCAAGACCAATCCCCAGGCGAACTCGTACGAATCGAGCAACATCCAGGTCCTCAAGGGGCTGGAAGCGGTTCGCAAGCGCCCGGGCATGTACATCGGCTCGACGTCAGCGCGCGGGCTTCATCACCTGGTCTACGAGGTGGTGGACAACTCCATCGACGAGGCGCTGGCCGGCTTCTGCGACACGGTGAAGGTGACCATCCACGCCGACGACTCGATCACGGTGGAGGACAACGGGCGCGGCATCCCGGTCGACATGCACCCGACGGAGAAGATGCCGGGGATCGAGGTGGCGATGACGGTGCTGCACGCCGGCGGCAAGTTCGACAAGGACAGCTACAAGGTGTCGGGCGGGCTCCATGGCGTGGGCGTCTCGGTGGTGAACGCCCTCTCCGAGCAGCTCAAGGTGTGGACGAAGCGCGAGGGGAAGGAGTACTACATGGACTTCCGGCGCGGGACCACCACCACGCCGCTCAAGGCGCTGGGCAAGGTGCGGGAGCGCGACACCGGGACGAAGGTCTACTTCAAGCCCGACCCCGAGATCTTCACCGAGCTGCACTACGACTACGGGACGCTGGCCAACCGCCTGCGCGAGCTGTCGTACCTCAACAAGGGGGTGATCATCACCCTCAGCGACGAGCGCGTGGAGGGGACGAAGACCGAGACCTTCCATGCGAAGGGCGGGCTGCAGGAGATGGTCAAGTTCCTCAACACCAGCAGGAAGCCGCTCCATCCCGAGGTGCTGTACCTCGACACGGATCGGGACGACATCGGGATCGAGATCGCCCTGCAGTACAACGACGGCTACAGCGACAACGTCTTCACCTTCGTCAACAACATCAACACGCACGAGGGCGGGACGCACCTCACCGGCTTCAAGGCGGCGCTCACCCGCACCATCAACAGCTACGCGCAGAAGGGGAACTTCCTCAAGAAGGCCGACTTCTCCCTCTCGGGCGACGACGTGCGCGAGGGACTGACGGCGGTCGTCTCGGTCAAGGTGCGCGAGCCGCAGTTCGAGGGACAGACGAAGACGAAGCTCGGGAACTCCGAGGCCGAGTCGGCGGTGAAGACGGTCGTGAACGACTGGCTCTCGGCGTACCTCGAGGAGCACCCGCGCACGGCCAACATCATCGTCGAGAAGGCGGTATCGGCGGCGCGGGCGCGCGAAGCGGCACGCAAGGCGCGCGACCTCACCCGCAAGAAGTCGGCGCTCGACGTCGGCACGCTCCCCGGCAAGCTCGCCGACTGCTCCCTCTCCGACCCCGCGATGTGCGAGCTCTTCCTCGTCGAGGGCGACTCGGCCGGCGGCTCGGCCAAGCAGGGGCGCAACCGCGAGTTCCAGGCGATCCTCCCGCTCCGCGGGAAGATCATCAACGTCGAGAAGGCCCGCATCGACAAGGTCCTCTCCAACGAGGAGATCCGGACGATCATCACCGCGATCGGCACCGGGATCAAGGACGAGTTCGAGATCGAGAAGGCGCGGTACCACAAGATCATCATCATGACCGACGCCGACGTGGACGGGGCGCACATCCGCACGCTCCTGCTCACGTTCTTCTTCCGCCAGATGCGCGAGCTCATCGAGGCCGGCTACATGTACATCGCGCAGCCCCCGCTGTACCGCGTGGCGAAGGGGAAGCAGGAGTTCTACGCCTACGACGAGAAGGAGCGCGAGGCGTACACCGAGCGCCTCGGCGGGTCGGAGCGCAACTCCGTGAACATCCAGCGCTACAAGGGACTCGGCGAGATGAACAAGGAGCAGCTCTGGGACACCACCATGGACCCGGAGCGCCGCACCCTCATGCGCGTCAACATGGACGACGCGGTCATGGCCGACCAGATCTTCCAGACGCTGATGGGCGACGACGTGGAGCCGCGCAAGGCATTCATCGAGGCCAACGCGCGCTTCGTGAGCAACCTCGACATCTGA